One window of Triticum dicoccoides isolate Atlit2015 ecotype Zavitan chromosome 5A, WEW_v2.0, whole genome shotgun sequence genomic DNA carries:
- the LOC119296836 gene encoding late embryogenesis abundant protein 3-like: MSDQSQPVRTGDVYPPSAAAHDARRQRDEVLTTHDDQQQKRELRVTETDEPHAGRRVVTATAGGQVMAQFTVPVPGAGVEEATDAVTIGEALQAAAQTSAGERPVDLADAAAVQAAETRATGLGGVVPGGVAAAAQQAAETNMRPGLAEEEKVRLRDVLGSAAAVLPANKVATREDAVAVATAAKRNAPAGGGGGGKGVADAVAAAADMNEKRMTRTRQA; the protein is encoded by the exons ATGAGCGACCAGTCCCAGCCCGTCCGCACCGGCGACGTCtacccgccctccgccgccgcccacgACGCGCGCCGCCAGCGCGACGAGGTCCTCACCACCCATGATGATCAGCAGCAGAAACGCGAGCTCCGGGTCACCGAGACCGACGAGCCACACGCCGGGAGACGCGTCGTCACCGCCACCGCCGGCGGCCAG GTGATGGCGCAGTTCACGGTGCCGGTGCCGGGCGCCGGCGTGGAGGAGGCGACGGACGCGGTGACCATCGGCGAAGCTCTACAGGCCGCGGCGCAGACGTCGGCGGGCGAGAGGCCGGTGGACCTCGCGGACGCGGCAGCGGTGCAGGCCGCCGAGACGCGCGCGACCGGGCTAGGCGGCGTCGTGCCGGGCGGTGTGGCGGCCGCGGCACAGCAGGCCGCGGAGACCAACATGAGGCCTGGCCTCGCGGAGGAGGAGAAGGTTCGGCTGAGGGACGTGCTGGGCAGCGCCGCAGCGGTGCTGCCGgccaacaaggtggccacgagggaggACGCCGTTGCGGTGGCGACAGCTGCGAAGCGCAACGCCCCTgcgggaggcggtggaggaggcaaggGCGTCGCAGACGCGGTGGCCGCGGCCGCCGATATGAACGAGAAGAGGATGACGCGCACGCGGCAGGCTTAA